One genomic segment of Rivularia sp. PCC 7116 includes these proteins:
- a CDS encoding DUF167 domain-containing protein: MQKIVKVKPNSKKQEIIEEDDGSLTIRLKSPPVDGKANEELIKILSKKFNVPKSYIRIKSGASSRQKLIEIDTD, translated from the coding sequence ATGCAAAAAATAGTCAAAGTAAAACCTAATTCTAAAAAACAAGAAATCATCGAAGAAGATGACGGTAGCCTGACTATACGATTGAAATCGCCGCCTGTTGACGGTAAAGCGAATGAAGAATTAATCAAAATATTATCTAAGAAGTTCAATGTACCCAAATCTTATATTCGTATTAAGTCGGGTGCTTCGTCGCGTCAAAAGCTGATTGAGATTGATACAGATTGA
- a CDS encoding glutathione S-transferase family protein encodes METLRLYDFLPSGNGYKIRLLLKQIGMPFERIEINILKGESRTSEFLNKNLNGKIPVLEIGEGKYLAESNAILMYLSEGTEFLPYDHYLKAQVLQWLFFEQYSHEPFIATSRYWISILGKAEEYKQALKEKHQRGYAALEVMENHLTGKNFFVGERYTVADIALFAYTHVADEGGFDLSRFKAIGAWLERIKAQPRFIGIKEG; translated from the coding sequence AGGGAATGGCTATAAAATACGTTTGTTATTGAAACAAATTGGTATGCCATTTGAAAGAATTGAAATCAATATATTGAAAGGAGAAAGTAGGACTTCGGAATTTTTAAACAAAAATCTTAACGGTAAAATACCAGTTTTAGAAATTGGAGAAGGTAAGTACCTAGCAGAATCAAATGCAATATTAATGTATCTGAGTGAGGGGACAGAATTTCTCCCCTACGACCATTATTTAAAAGCACAAGTATTGCAATGGTTATTCTTTGAACAGTATAGTCATGAGCCATTTATAGCTACATCTAGATACTGGATTTCTATTTTAGGTAAAGCAGAAGAATATAAACAAGCATTAAAAGAAAAACATCAACGCGGTTATGCAGCACTTGAAGTAATGGAAAATCATTTAACCGGAAAAAACTTCTTTGTTGGAGAGCGCTATACGGTTGCTGATATTGCTTTATTTGCTTATACCCATGTTGCGGATGAAGGAGGATTTGATTTAAGTAGATTTAAAGCTATCGGGGCTTGGCTCGAAAGAATTAAAGCGCAACCGAGATTTATTGGTATTAAAGAAGGGTAA
- a CDS encoding MlaE family lipid ABC transporter permease subunit translates to MRLISALLLFGQIWLRLLRGKTCYRNILEHMVKVGPGSISPVLLVSFFAGMIFTIQTARELVQFGAVNAVGGAFALAFCRELAPILTASIIAGQVGSAFAAEIGAMIVTEQVDALYMLRTNPIDYLVLPRVVACSLLLPILTIFSLVTGIIGGIFAAGEFYQVVPEIFLESVREFLETSDLFIILFKGFVFGVLVAFIGCSYGLSTCGGAKEVGESSTKAVVSSWIGIFIMDFFLSLLFFETPAI, encoded by the coding sequence GTGCGTTTGATTTCCGCTCTACTGCTATTTGGTCAAATATGGTTGCGTTTGTTGCGGGGAAAAACTTGTTACCGCAATATCTTAGAACATATGGTGAAAGTTGGACCCGGTTCGATTTCTCCCGTGCTATTGGTAAGTTTTTTTGCTGGTATGATTTTTACAATTCAAACTGCAAGAGAATTAGTCCAGTTTGGTGCTGTGAATGCAGTTGGTGGTGCTTTTGCTCTAGCTTTTTGTCGGGAATTAGCGCCAATTTTAACGGCTAGTATAATCGCTGGACAAGTGGGTTCTGCTTTTGCTGCGGAAATTGGTGCGATGATAGTTACCGAACAAGTTGATGCGCTGTATATGTTGAGAACTAATCCTATTGATTATTTAGTTCTTCCTAGAGTTGTTGCTTGTAGCTTGCTGTTACCAATATTAACTATTTTTTCTTTAGTTACCGGAATTATTGGTGGAATATTTGCCGCAGGAGAGTTTTATCAGGTAGTTCCAGAAATATTTCTAGAATCGGTGAGAGAGTTTCTAGAAACATCAGATTTGTTTATTATCTTATTCAAAGGTTTTGTTTTCGGAGTTTTAGTTGCTTTTATCGGCTGTAGCTACGGTTTATCTACTTGTGGAGGTGCAAAGGAAGTTGGGGAATCGTCAACTAAAGCTGTTGTAAGCAGTTGGATCGGTATTTTTATTATGGATTTTTTCCTTTCTTTGCTTTTCTTTGAAACCCCTGCAATTTAA
- a CDS encoding DUF2993 domain-containing protein has protein sequence MPETKGLGEEALNKAAEVGITSQLDEVEDLDVDIETDPLKAVQGEVESVDIDGDGLVMNKDLRMEELDMHIEDVSINPMKTAFGEIELTKPAKGSTRVVLLEEDINRAFYSEYVQQQLMSQKININGQTTSIVPRKVDFRLPGKGKVELDASLILKESGETHQIAFSAVPQVSSDGKTVTLENVDYGDKKETSPELTQALVNQTSELLNLSNFDLEGMDLIVKSLEVEAGKLIMSAEAYVEKIPTE, from the coding sequence ATGCCCGAAACTAAAGGATTAGGGGAAGAAGCGCTTAATAAAGCTGCCGAAGTTGGCATCACAAGTCAGTTAGATGAAGTTGAAGATTTAGACGTTGATATCGAAACCGATCCTTTAAAAGCGGTTCAAGGAGAGGTCGAATCAGTTGATATTGATGGCGACGGCTTGGTAATGAATAAAGACCTCCGCATGGAGGAATTAGATATGCATATTGAGGATGTTTCTATCAATCCCATGAAGACAGCTTTCGGAGAAATTGAACTTACCAAACCAGCTAAAGGTAGTACGCGAGTTGTTTTACTCGAAGAAGATATCAATCGCGCTTTCTATTCTGAGTACGTACAGCAGCAGTTAATGAGCCAGAAAATTAATATTAACGGACAAACAACAAGTATTGTTCCTCGAAAAGTTGATTTTCGTTTACCAGGGAAAGGCAAAGTAGAGTTAGATGCTAGTTTAATATTAAAAGAATCAGGAGAAACACATCAAATTGCATTTTCCGCAGTACCGCAAGTAAGTAGTGATGGTAAAACTGTAACTTTGGAAAATGTTGATTATGGCGATAAAAAAGAAACTTCCCCCGAATTAACACAAGCATTAGTAAATCAAACCAGCGAATTATTAAATTTAAGCAACTTTGATTTAGAAGGAATGGATTTAATAGTCAAAAGTTTAGAAGTAGAAGCTGGAAAATTAATTATGTCAGCTGAAGCTTACGTTGAAAAAATCCCTACAGAGTAA
- a CDS encoding DUF2231 domain-containing protein, with protein sequence MNTQGRRTSPYPNIPKVLETDDREFRDAGVPSTVAVLGHPIHPILVQFPIAFLVGAFLSDAVFWFTNDIFWARASFYLIAAGFVAGIVAAITGMLDFFRIERTRIRTAGWAHMVFNISALLLTLINLILRWGSPAAPVLPWGLAISTVVATLLGVSGWYGGELVYRHKISVIGNGNPEQL encoded by the coding sequence ATGAATACTCAAGGTAGAAGAACATCTCCTTATCCTAATATTCCCAAAGTTCTAGAAACAGATGATAGAGAATTTCGGGATGCTGGTGTTCCCAGTACTGTAGCTGTTCTAGGACATCCAATTCACCCAATCCTCGTACAATTCCCAATTGCTTTTTTAGTCGGTGCTTTTTTATCAGATGCTGTCTTCTGGTTTACTAATGATATCTTTTGGGCAAGAGCATCTTTTTATTTAATAGCTGCTGGTTTTGTTGCTGGAATTGTTGCTGCTATAACTGGAATGCTTGATTTTTTCCGAATCGAAAGAACCCGCATACGTACCGCTGGTTGGGCGCATATGGTGTTTAATATTTCGGCTTTATTATTAACTCTAATCAATTTGATACTGCGATGGGGTTCGCCCGCAGCACCAGTATTACCTTGGGGTTTGGCAATTTCGACTGTTGTAGCTACACTTCTCGGTGTTTCTGGTTGGTATGGTGGTGAATTAGTTTATCGTCATAAAATTTCTGTCATCGGTAACGGTAATCCAGAACAACTTTAA
- a CDS encoding lipoxygenase family protein: MRTPTPKQRRQELVEQYVFSRRTMMALMALACTPGLETLINNETKPEKPQAPDNPTIPSLPQKDSSATQQERQMQLQKTREEYQLGLRLPNSPRVETLPEREAFSEGYNSNRATLSEKIAANQQAFLDNPKPFQSLDDYAALFPVLPLPDIAQDFRKDDVFAQQRLSGPNPMELRNVLTLDYNLRDKLGITDEIFKAVLNAKKGRKRINKTLDSAIQKGGLFVTDYAILDDLQPQENKFLAAPIALYSAERIRGDFQLIPIAIQLGQVPGESLLCTPLDGVDWTLAKLIAQMADFYVNQLYRHLGQTHLVMEPIALATVRQLAARHPVNVLLKPHFEFTMAINSLADELLINPGGAVDIILPGSLESSLQLAERGVSDYFNNFSDFALPTYLRQRGVDNPYTLRDFPYRDDGLLVWNTLENYVSRYIGIYYKSNRDIREDFELQNWLQTLRKPVNEGGFGIVSLPARLTNRDQLIDILTQMIFTAGPQHSAIAWIQYQYMAFIPNMPGALYQPIPTAKGQFADENSLTSFLPVIQPTLVQVQFISLVGTKRDPKAFTDFGTNSFQDPRTIRVLRGLQNRLEIVERRIKRRNQRRKECYPGFLPSRMSNSVSG; encoded by the coding sequence ATGCGAACGCCCACTCCAAAACAAAGACGACAAGAATTAGTCGAGCAGTACGTTTTCTCGCGCCGTACCATGATGGCGCTGATGGCTTTAGCTTGTACTCCTGGTTTAGAAACTTTAATAAATAACGAAACTAAACCCGAAAAACCTCAAGCACCAGATAATCCCACTATCCCAAGCCTACCTCAGAAGGATTCATCGGCAACTCAACAAGAACGCCAAATGCAGTTGCAAAAGACTCGCGAAGAATATCAACTTGGATTGCGACTGCCCAATTCACCCAGAGTAGAAACTCTACCCGAACGAGAAGCATTTTCTGAAGGATATAACAGCAATCGAGCCACTTTATCAGAAAAAATAGCAGCTAATCAACAAGCATTTCTGGATAATCCCAAACCATTTCAAAGTTTGGATGACTACGCTGCGTTGTTTCCGGTTTTACCGCTACCCGATATTGCTCAAGACTTCCGCAAAGATGATGTTTTTGCACAACAGCGGCTTTCTGGTCCCAATCCAATGGAACTGAGGAATGTTCTCACGCTTGATTACAACCTTCGTGACAAACTTGGGATAACTGATGAGATTTTTAAAGCCGTACTGAATGCGAAAAAAGGCAGAAAGCGTATTAATAAAACTCTTGATAGCGCTATTCAAAAAGGCGGTTTATTTGTCACCGATTATGCCATACTTGATGACCTTCAACCCCAAGAAAATAAATTTCTAGCTGCTCCAATTGCGCTTTATTCAGCAGAAAGAATTCGCGGCGATTTTCAGTTAATTCCCATTGCGATTCAGTTGGGACAGGTGCCGGGTGAAAGTTTGCTTTGTACCCCTTTAGATGGCGTAGACTGGACTTTAGCCAAGCTAATTGCCCAGATGGCTGATTTTTATGTTAATCAGCTTTACCGTCACTTGGGGCAGACTCATCTGGTAATGGAACCAATTGCATTAGCTACAGTACGTCAGCTCGCTGCTCGCCATCCGGTGAACGTACTCTTAAAACCTCATTTTGAGTTCACAATGGCAATCAATAGCCTTGCCGATGAGTTACTAATTAATCCTGGGGGAGCGGTGGATATTATCTTACCAGGTTCTTTAGAAAGCTCGCTGCAACTTGCCGAAAGAGGTGTATCTGACTATTTCAACAACTTCAGCGACTTTGCACTTCCTACCTATTTACGTCAGCGCGGTGTTGATAATCCTTATACATTAAGAGATTTTCCCTATAGAGATGATGGGTTACTCGTCTGGAATACCTTGGAAAACTACGTAAGTAGATATATTGGGATTTATTACAAATCCAACCGAGATATCCGCGAAGATTTCGAGTTACAAAATTGGTTGCAAACTTTACGAAAACCCGTTAATGAAGGTGGATTTGGTATAGTTTCTCTACCAGCTAGACTGACAAATCGCGACCAATTGATAGATATTTTGACACAAATGATTTTCACCGCTGGTCCGCAACATTCAGCCATCGCTTGGATTCAATATCAATATATGGCTTTTATTCCTAATATGCCTGGAGCGCTTTATCAGCCTATCCCCACAGCTAAAGGTCAATTCGCCGACGAAAATAGCCTTACGAGTTTCCTACCGGTCATACAACCAACTCTTGTTCAAGTTCAATTTATATCATTAGTAGGTACCAAACGCGATCCCAAGGCATTTACTGATTTTGGTACGAATAGTTTTCAAGATCCAAGAACCATTAGAGTTCTCAGAGGTTTACAAAATCGCTTAGAAATAGTAGAGAGACGGATTAAACGACGAAATCAACGTCGTAAGGAATGCTATCCAGGTTTTCTTCCTTCTCGAATGTCCAACAGTGTTAGTGGATAG